A portion of the Mycobacterium paraseoulense genome contains these proteins:
- a CDS encoding TetR/AcrR family transcriptional regulator: MAIERKPRARRGSAPGLIRDAARELFAEQGYRTTTREIAERAGVSHDLIFRYFESKGNLFVEAVLNPLLDAVDELHRRWLTDVAQSRGSEEEHLRRFVLAFFDFLTDESAIAQAMGRLIAESTNDEEVQNVRRRIDATLEAMVNPLEAYLAGSDFAPARPGLNIRVMLLTIGVTANFLPYTYASDDRVPTRAEMFEVILKSTFAMWGLSFEEAEGAATSTRRKRP, translated from the coding sequence ATGGCGATTGAGCGGAAACCGCGGGCACGCCGAGGGTCTGCGCCCGGATTGATACGTGATGCGGCGCGCGAGCTGTTCGCCGAACAGGGATATCGCACCACCACCCGCGAGATCGCGGAGCGGGCCGGAGTGTCACACGACCTGATTTTCCGATACTTTGAGTCGAAAGGAAATCTGTTCGTCGAGGCGGTCCTAAACCCGTTGCTAGACGCAGTGGACGAGCTACACCGCCGCTGGCTGACTGACGTGGCGCAGAGTCGTGGTAGCGAAGAGGAGCATCTGCGGCGATTCGTCCTGGCGTTCTTCGACTTCCTGACGGACGAGAGCGCGATCGCGCAGGCGATGGGCCGCCTCATTGCCGAATCGACGAACGATGAAGAGGTTCAGAACGTTCGACGGCGAATCGATGCCACGTTAGAAGCCATGGTCAACCCGCTGGAGGCATATTTGGCGGGCAGCGATTTCGCCCCTGCGCGACCCGGACTGAATATTCGGGTGATGTTGCTGACCATCGGTGTGACTGCCAACTTCCTTCCCTACACCTATGCGAGCGACGACAGGGTTCCCACTAGAGCAGAGATGTTCGAGGTCATCTTGAAATCTACCTTCGCGATGTGGGGTCTAAGTTTCGAAGAAGCCGAGGGAGCGGCGACCTCCACGCGGCGCAAACGCCCTTGA
- a CDS encoding Rieske 2Fe-2S domain-containing protein gives MRKPITVTDIESEVRIPAWMAPSGWFVVGWSHELASGDIKPRKVFGQELVLYRKIGGELGCLEAACQHLGAHLGYGGRVVDDCIVCPFHGWTWGPDGRNVAVPEGRTSKRRIEPWPVCERNGIIYLWHDVAGQPPAWSVPDLFEDLRDEYPTGEFWDVATAGSAFGYGELPIEPRVVAENIVDPIHFRYVHHTRDLPTLVDFQVTDASFMTKLRVHSRGKRKVDGPRREDTVTLKQWGIGMAFTRFSGRDNTHSVISVTPVDAQTSTLRQTLFVEKVDGESDDERSARIKAIESVFPEDLAIWQHQRFIEPPSLQTQEAKLFRMMRTWAQTFQPKPGEYGSLRGNRGADGPLSINEG, from the coding sequence GTGCGTAAACCGATCACCGTGACCGACATCGAATCGGAGGTGCGGATCCCGGCGTGGATGGCCCCGAGCGGTTGGTTCGTGGTTGGCTGGTCGCACGAACTCGCATCCGGCGATATCAAACCGCGCAAGGTGTTCGGTCAGGAGCTCGTCCTCTACCGGAAGATCGGCGGGGAGTTGGGCTGTCTGGAGGCGGCCTGCCAGCACCTCGGCGCGCATCTGGGTTACGGCGGCAGGGTGGTCGACGATTGCATCGTGTGCCCGTTCCACGGGTGGACGTGGGGACCGGACGGGCGGAACGTGGCGGTACCGGAAGGACGGACGAGTAAACGGCGTATCGAGCCGTGGCCCGTGTGCGAGCGCAACGGCATCATCTACCTGTGGCACGACGTGGCGGGTCAACCGCCGGCGTGGTCGGTACCGGATCTGTTCGAAGATCTGCGCGATGAGTACCCCACAGGTGAGTTTTGGGACGTGGCAACCGCAGGCAGTGCCTTCGGATACGGCGAGTTGCCCATCGAACCACGAGTCGTCGCCGAGAACATCGTCGATCCCATCCATTTCCGCTACGTGCACCACACCCGCGATCTCCCCACGCTGGTGGATTTCCAAGTCACCGACGCCTCCTTCATGACCAAGCTGCGTGTGCACTCCCGGGGTAAGCGCAAGGTCGACGGTCCTCGGCGGGAGGACACGGTGACGCTCAAACAGTGGGGTATCGGGATGGCGTTCACGCGGTTCTCCGGACGCGACAACACGCATTCGGTGATATCAGTTACGCCGGTGGATGCCCAGACCTCGACGCTGCGCCAGACGCTGTTCGTCGAGAAGGTCGATGGTGAAAGCGACGATGAACGCTCCGCAAGGATCAAGGCCATCGAATCGGTCTTCCCCGAAGATCTCGCGATCTGGCAGCACCAGCGGTTCATCGAGCCGCCGTCGCTGCAGACGCAGGAGGCCAAGCTGTTCCGCATGATGCGCACTTGGGCCCAGACTTTCCAGCCCAAGCCCGGTGAGTACGGCAGCCTGCGCGGCAATCGTGGCGCCGACGGCCCTTTGTCGATCAACGAGGGTTAG
- a CDS encoding TetR/AcrR family transcriptional regulator, whose amino-acid sequence MCDGSWTGAACASLMAMKPRERTPPWAAGAKTDRTREQILEGARLTFQELGYATTRVEQITKRAGVSRPTFYVYFATKRDAFLAVAERSVEQLSLVLEAFDALPQQPDDRDLASFVEEFFSYFDDFGAFATVWRQAAFADPTLQQSGWKAQRRWATRIGRNIDRIRGSSLGDPVSQGLAFEAMLESLWFSSVVDAPGASRHSAHATATAMVRALIRNT is encoded by the coding sequence ATGTGCGACGGCTCCTGGACCGGCGCGGCGTGTGCTTCACTCATGGCGATGAAGCCACGCGAACGCACGCCGCCGTGGGCGGCAGGGGCCAAGACGGATCGGACTCGGGAGCAGATCCTCGAAGGAGCTCGCCTGACTTTCCAGGAATTGGGCTATGCGACCACCCGGGTCGAGCAGATCACAAAACGAGCAGGTGTTTCCCGTCCAACCTTTTACGTCTACTTCGCGACCAAACGAGATGCGTTTCTGGCGGTCGCTGAGCGGTCCGTCGAGCAGCTGAGCCTCGTCCTCGAGGCGTTCGATGCGCTGCCCCAGCAGCCTGATGATCGTGACCTCGCGTCTTTCGTGGAGGAGTTCTTTTCATACTTCGACGATTTCGGCGCGTTCGCCACGGTATGGCGGCAGGCGGCATTTGCCGATCCCACGTTGCAGCAGTCCGGCTGGAAGGCGCAACGGCGGTGGGCGACCCGCATCGGCCGAAACATCGACCGCATCCGCGGAAGCTCGCTCGGCGATCCCGTCTCCCAGGGCCTGGCATTCGAAGCGATGCTCGAGTCGCTGTGGTTCTCCTCGGTCGTGGATGCTCCTGGAGCCAGCCGACATTCGGCGCACGCCACCGCCACCGCGATGGTCAGGGCGCTCATCAGAAATACTTGA
- a CDS encoding amidohydrolase family protein: MNKDDMILISVDDHVVEPPDMFRNHLPKKYLAEAPRLVHNPDGSDTWQFRDVVIPNVALNAVAGRPKEEYGIEPAGLDEIRPGCWQVDERVKDMNAGGILGSICFPSFPGFAGRLFATEDPEFSLALLQAYNDWHVQEWCGAYPARFIPMCLPVIWDAEACAKEVRRNAERGVHALTFTENPAAMGYPSFHDDYWTPLWEALVDTDTVMNVHIGSSGRLAITAPDAPIDVMITLQPMNIVQAAADLLWSKPIKKYPNLKIALSEGGTGWIPYFLERADRTYEMHSTWTGQDFGGKKPSEVFREHFLTCFISDPVGVALRSQIGIDNICWEADYPHSDSMWPGAPEQLHEVLEKNNVPDDEVNKMTFENAMRWYHWDPFTHISREQATIGALRKAAEGHDVSIKALSHHEKGNRGDGLEGMVRVNSGD, translated from the coding sequence GTGAACAAGGACGACATGATCCTGATCAGCGTTGATGATCACGTTGTCGAGCCGCCGGACATGTTCAGGAACCATCTGCCGAAGAAGTACCTCGCTGAGGCACCACGGCTGGTGCACAACCCTGATGGCTCGGATACCTGGCAGTTCCGCGATGTGGTGATCCCCAACGTCGCGTTGAACGCCGTGGCCGGTCGGCCGAAGGAAGAGTACGGCATCGAGCCGGCCGGGCTCGACGAAATCCGGCCCGGCTGCTGGCAGGTCGACGAGCGGGTCAAGGACATGAACGCCGGTGGCATTCTGGGGTCGATCTGCTTTCCGTCGTTTCCCGGCTTCGCGGGGCGGTTGTTCGCCACAGAGGATCCAGAGTTTTCTCTCGCACTCCTGCAGGCTTACAACGATTGGCATGTCCAGGAGTGGTGCGGGGCGTATCCGGCGCGGTTCATTCCGATGTGTTTGCCGGTCATTTGGGATGCTGAGGCCTGCGCCAAGGAGGTGCGGCGCAATGCCGAGCGGGGCGTGCACGCGTTGACGTTCACCGAAAACCCGGCCGCGATGGGCTATCCGTCGTTCCACGACGATTACTGGACGCCGTTGTGGGAGGCGCTGGTGGACACTGACACGGTGATGAACGTGCACATCGGCTCGTCGGGACGGCTGGCGATCACCGCCCCGGATGCGCCGATAGATGTGATGATCACGCTGCAGCCGATGAACATCGTGCAGGCCGCGGCGGATCTGTTGTGGTCCAAGCCGATCAAGAAGTACCCCAACCTCAAGATCGCCCTGTCCGAAGGCGGCACCGGCTGGATTCCATATTTCTTGGAGCGTGCTGATCGCACCTATGAGATGCACTCGACGTGGACAGGCCAAGACTTCGGCGGGAAGAAGCCCTCGGAGGTGTTCCGGGAGCACTTCCTGACATGCTTCATCTCCGATCCGGTGGGGGTGGCGCTGCGCAGTCAGATCGGTATCGACAACATCTGCTGGGAGGCCGACTATCCGCATTCGGACAGCATGTGGCCCGGCGCCCCGGAGCAACTCCACGAGGTGCTCGAAAAGAACAATGTGCCCGATGACGAGGTGAACAAGATGACCTTCGAAAACGCCATGCGCTGGTATCACTGGGACCCGTTCACCCACATCAGCCGCGAACAAGCCACCATCGGCGCACTACGCAAAGCCGCCGAAGGCCACGACGTCTCCATCAAGGCCCTTTCCCACCATGAAAAGGGCAACCGCGGAGATGGTTTGGAGGGCATGGTACGGGTGAACTCCGGCGACTAA
- a CDS encoding LLM class flavin-dependent oxidoreductase: MHAFPLELGEEAEQLGAHSVWVTEHHQFDDGHLGSPLSFGVSELFLL, encoded by the coding sequence TTGCACGCCTTCCCACTGGAGCTGGGCGAGGAAGCCGAACAGCTGGGCGCGCATTCGGTCTGGGTCACCGAGCACCACCAATTCGACGACGGCCACCTCGGCTCGCCGTTGTCGTTCGGGGTTTCTGAGCTATTTCTGTTGTGA
- a CDS encoding TetR/AcrR family transcriptional regulator — translation MAETRTINRSSERQHIIDAAYRCLDRNSDASASITEILDEAGLGTRAFYRNFSTKHDLVLEMFRRDREAVQAQLREVVARAQTPVEALRSWMTHMFELVSNPRKRKRVAIFYSEELRRTPGYARELEIVMAADRASIAAILHRGKADGIFTVCTPEVDARSIRAAFEAALLDRFHQKSTLEAADEVEHLLGFVLRGLGVA, via the coding sequence GTGGCTGAGACTCGGACGATCAATCGCTCATCGGAGCGGCAGCACATCATCGACGCTGCCTACCGGTGTCTGGATCGCAACTCCGACGCCTCGGCATCCATCACTGAGATACTCGATGAAGCTGGTCTAGGGACGCGGGCCTTCTACCGGAACTTCAGCACGAAACACGATCTTGTGTTGGAAATGTTCCGTAGGGATCGCGAGGCGGTGCAGGCGCAGCTGCGCGAGGTTGTGGCGCGCGCCCAAACCCCCGTTGAGGCCCTGCGGTCGTGGATGACGCATATGTTCGAGCTGGTGTCGAATCCGCGAAAGCGCAAGAGGGTGGCCATTTTCTACTCCGAGGAGCTGCGGCGCACTCCGGGTTATGCCCGCGAACTCGAAATCGTCATGGCGGCCGATCGAGCGTCAATCGCTGCGATCCTGCACCGAGGTAAAGCCGACGGGATCTTCACCGTGTGCACTCCGGAGGTGGATGCTCGGTCGATACGGGCGGCTTTCGAGGCTGCGCTCCTCGACCGGTTCCATCAGAAGTCGACACTAGAGGCCGCCGACGAGGTCGAACACCTGCTGGGCTTCGTACTGCGTGGTCTGGGCGTCGCTTGA
- a CDS encoding CaiB/BaiF CoA-transferase family protein — protein sequence MAAAKIDFSKELHQMSSPVGDQAAPEATTPLAGIRIVDLSTTLPGAFCTQFLADSGADVLMVEAPGGSPVRALRGWPAFGRGKSSRVLDLKSAEGPTELDETLRGADVLVTTFSPAALIDLGIDSNALLARYPRLVIAHITGWGRSGPWRDLKGYEGLVLAKAGLSHAVRRMAQPPRPSYVAVPYGSYAAAHIAVQGILAALHERDRSGLGQIVDADLLRGVHAIDAWTWFGELVGIRWPEAYNSVEAWTEQGTPQSPMLLALLSAPTKDGHWLQFAQVQPHLFTAMLTELGMMELLADAKWKGFPVLESPELYREFWSMMLAKVGERTLVEWQRIFDDNPNLCAELFRSGPQVFDHPQLVHDRRSIVVEDPEVGPVRQPSTLIHTSAGLLRQPSPAPLLGDRQGKWSADAAVADPGEKGRSTPPLTGTTILEFGEMFAAPYASSVLADLGARVIKFENMGGDNIRSLLQFPEAAGAKVMQGKESIQVDLHTDEGRAVAHRLVASADVVLQSMRAGVADRLGIGVEALRAINPDLIYVSAPGYGVDGPYGSRPAYAPSISAAGGVALTNTPDAECATSSLDEVMHQVPRITTAGTSAELQSDGLAALSVASAILTALVGRDRGRPLHELRTSMLATVTHVLTDWLVDYEDAPAAAVPLPGGNGLSALYRIYDASEGHVFLAAPQPKEWTALVEALRDFTELDEERFATPGARAANDDDLAGRLEAVFSKEPAVFWERHLGAAGLGCVELYEGAPARLIQTDPQLAAEYTVSAVSPVFDEHLRFSPLVRFSRSEVRAPGGCLAGQHTVPVLREFGYDDATIAKWQDAGVIHCG from the coding sequence GTGGCAGCGGCGAAAATAGACTTTTCGAAGGAGTTGCATCAAATGTCCTCTCCCGTCGGCGACCAGGCCGCCCCCGAAGCGACGACACCGCTAGCCGGCATCCGCATCGTCGACCTGTCCACCACGCTGCCTGGCGCGTTCTGCACGCAGTTCCTGGCGGATTCCGGTGCGGATGTTCTGATGGTCGAGGCGCCCGGCGGAAGTCCGGTGCGCGCATTGCGCGGCTGGCCGGCGTTCGGGCGCGGCAAGAGTAGCCGGGTCCTCGATCTCAAGTCGGCCGAAGGCCCGACCGAACTAGATGAGACCCTGCGCGGTGCCGACGTCTTGGTCACGACGTTCAGTCCCGCCGCACTCATCGATCTGGGCATTGACTCGAATGCTCTGCTGGCGCGTTATCCCCGTTTGGTGATCGCGCATATCACCGGTTGGGGGCGCAGCGGTCCCTGGCGCGACCTCAAGGGCTACGAGGGGCTTGTGCTCGCCAAGGCGGGTCTGTCGCATGCGGTGCGCCGGATGGCTCAACCTCCGCGTCCGTCGTATGTCGCAGTCCCGTATGGGAGTTACGCCGCTGCACACATTGCAGTGCAAGGCATTCTCGCGGCGCTGCACGAGCGGGATCGCAGCGGACTCGGTCAGATCGTCGACGCCGACCTCCTGCGTGGTGTACATGCGATCGACGCGTGGACCTGGTTCGGGGAACTCGTCGGCATTCGCTGGCCGGAGGCGTACAACAGTGTGGAGGCTTGGACCGAACAGGGGACCCCGCAGAGCCCGATGCTGCTCGCGCTGTTGTCGGCGCCGACCAAGGACGGTCACTGGTTGCAGTTCGCCCAGGTTCAACCCCACCTGTTCACCGCGATGTTGACCGAGCTGGGCATGATGGAGCTTCTCGCAGACGCGAAGTGGAAAGGCTTCCCCGTACTTGAGAGCCCGGAGCTGTATCGCGAGTTCTGGTCGATGATGCTCGCCAAGGTGGGTGAGCGCACCCTCGTCGAATGGCAACGAATCTTCGACGACAATCCCAATCTGTGCGCGGAGTTGTTCCGCTCCGGTCCACAGGTTTTCGATCACCCCCAGCTGGTTCACGACAGGCGATCGATCGTCGTGGAGGATCCCGAGGTTGGTCCCGTCCGCCAACCCTCCACGCTGATTCACACATCGGCTGGCCTCTTGCGCCAGCCGTCGCCCGCGCCTCTGTTGGGTGACCGCCAAGGTAAGTGGTCTGCTGACGCTGCGGTCGCCGATCCCGGCGAGAAGGGACGATCGACACCGCCATTGACCGGGACTACGATTCTCGAGTTCGGCGAGATGTTCGCCGCGCCTTACGCATCCAGCGTGCTTGCCGACCTGGGCGCCCGCGTCATCAAGTTCGAGAACATGGGTGGCGACAACATCCGGAGCCTTCTGCAGTTTCCCGAAGCGGCTGGTGCCAAGGTGATGCAAGGCAAGGAAAGCATCCAGGTCGATCTGCACACCGACGAGGGACGCGCGGTTGCTCACCGGCTCGTCGCGTCGGCCGACGTTGTGCTGCAGTCCATGCGGGCCGGCGTGGCAGATCGACTGGGTATCGGCGTAGAGGCGTTGCGCGCCATCAATCCGGACCTTATCTACGTCTCGGCACCGGGCTACGGAGTCGACGGGCCCTACGGAAGCCGGCCAGCCTACGCGCCCAGTATCAGCGCAGCGGGCGGGGTGGCGTTGACCAACACACCCGATGCCGAGTGTGCGACGTCATCCCTCGATGAAGTGATGCACCAGGTGCCCCGTATCACGACGGCCGGTACCTCAGCGGAGTTGCAAAGCGACGGTTTGGCGGCGCTGAGCGTGGCGTCGGCGATCCTTACCGCGCTCGTCGGCCGTGACCGGGGCCGACCGCTCCACGAACTGCGGACCTCGATGCTAGCCACCGTTACTCATGTGCTGACCGATTGGCTTGTCGATTACGAGGATGCGCCAGCGGCCGCGGTGCCCTTGCCCGGCGGCAACGGTCTGTCGGCGCTGTACCGAATCTATGACGCCAGCGAGGGACACGTTTTCCTGGCCGCGCCGCAGCCGAAGGAATGGACGGCACTAGTCGAGGCGCTACGCGACTTCACCGAACTCGACGAGGAGCGCTTCGCCACACCGGGCGCTCGTGCGGCCAACGACGATGACTTGGCCGGACGGCTCGAGGCTGTCTTCAGCAAGGAGCCGGCCGTGTTCTGGGAAAGGCATCTCGGTGCGGCGGGTCTTGGGTGCGTGGAACTCTACGAGGGCGCTCCGGCACGGCTCATTCAGACCGATCCGCAGTTGGCGGCGGAATACACCGTGTCTGCCGTCAGCCCCGTCTTCGACGAGCACCTGCGATTTTCGCCATTGGTCCGGTTCAGTCGGTCGGAGGTCAGGGCGCCTGGCGGATGCCTGGCCGGCCAGCACACCGTCCCGGTGCTACGGGAGTTCGGCTACGATGACGCGACAATCGCGAAGTGGCAGGATGCCGGTGTAATTCATTGTGGCTGA
- a CDS encoding amidohydrolase family protein, whose protein sequence is MTKIWANSGDSHFLEPDDLWQSRLPKRLAELCPRSEKDSDGEYETVYVDGQIFRRKLPSSAMVAFAELSSKPQGVRDARARLGDLDAEGVWGEVIFPSLGMWGSTFRTPELLKACMRASNEWALEEIAAVSPRYVVTAQVSTLVVEDAIEELQWAADKSYKAVFLPTMPHPSAPDWHRKEWEPFWAAAEEAGVVIAFHIGTDPVPVEAGNSASGGAGQVYRGPGGAIMNYAETTFSGQRAAMKMVASGALDRHPNLKVLISEGGATWVPFLGDRLVEGYRQHHIAVRPKLSRSPKEILYSQVYASFQHDETAVAAFEHMGYRNVMFGSDYPHMEGTFGHTQDTLKTLFDGVSDDTRLRITQGAFFELFPDVPPIPAESI, encoded by the coding sequence GTGACCAAGATCTGGGCGAATTCCGGTGACTCGCACTTTCTGGAGCCCGACGACCTCTGGCAGTCCCGGCTGCCGAAGCGGCTGGCCGAGTTGTGCCCGCGCTCGGAAAAGGATTCCGACGGTGAGTACGAGACCGTCTACGTCGACGGTCAGATCTTCCGGCGCAAGCTCCCATCGTCGGCGATGGTCGCCTTCGCCGAGCTGAGCTCGAAGCCGCAGGGGGTGCGAGATGCCCGTGCGCGGCTCGGCGACCTGGACGCCGAAGGCGTCTGGGGGGAGGTCATCTTCCCCTCACTGGGAATGTGGGGTTCGACGTTCCGCACGCCGGAGTTGCTCAAGGCGTGCATGCGGGCCAGCAATGAGTGGGCGCTTGAGGAGATTGCGGCGGTCTCGCCCCGGTATGTGGTGACCGCGCAGGTGTCGACCCTGGTCGTCGAGGACGCCATCGAGGAGTTGCAGTGGGCGGCCGACAAGTCCTACAAGGCGGTGTTTCTGCCGACGATGCCGCACCCTAGTGCTCCGGACTGGCACCGTAAGGAATGGGAGCCGTTCTGGGCCGCCGCCGAAGAGGCCGGCGTGGTGATCGCCTTCCACATCGGCACCGATCCGGTGCCCGTCGAGGCCGGTAACAGTGCGAGCGGCGGCGCAGGTCAGGTGTACCGCGGTCCGGGTGGGGCGATCATGAACTACGCGGAGACGACGTTCTCCGGGCAGCGGGCCGCCATGAAGATGGTGGCCTCGGGTGCGCTGGACCGGCATCCGAATTTGAAGGTGCTGATTTCCGAGGGCGGCGCGACGTGGGTTCCGTTCCTGGGTGACCGCTTGGTCGAGGGGTATCGCCAACACCATATCGCGGTGCGGCCCAAGCTCAGCCGCAGCCCGAAGGAGATTCTCTACAGCCAGGTCTATGCATCGTTTCAGCACGATGAAACCGCGGTCGCTGCCTTTGAGCACATGGGGTACCGCAATGTCATGTTCGGTAGCGACTATCCCCACATGGAGGGCACGTTTGGCCACACGCAGGACACCCTGAAGACGCTGTTCGACGGGGTCAGCGACGACACACGTTTGCGCATCACGCAGGGCGCGTTCTTCGAGCTATTCCCCGATGTACCGCCTATCCCAGCCGAAAGCATCTGA
- a CDS encoding thiolase C-terminal domain-containing protein: MSNSNGLRDVAIVGIGATPYYKRGGSLPKTTTELAGEAILAACEDAGLSVRDVDGFAYYSGASAGYTEKMDTGDFVETLGIPEVRFTAALTAGGGGSAGAIGLARAAIVAGDASVVVTVMALQQSKQRLGSVFSAMEPDPINSFLQPSGLFGPGQLMSVLARRHMHLYGTRREAFAEIAISTRANALNRPKAMHRQPLTLDDYFNARMIADPLCLYDFCQETDGAVAVITTSADRARDLRQPPVPVIAAAHGGVKDWGRAFAWMGMPDEYFASSGNKPIAERLYRQAGVTSEDIDVALLYDHFTPMVLMQLEDYGFCEKGEGGAFVESGAIRYDGGSIPLNTHGGQLSEAYIIGMTHIMEGVEQMRGTAINQVPDAELALVTGGPASLPVSGLILGRAA, from the coding sequence GTGTCGAATTCGAACGGACTGCGTGACGTCGCCATCGTCGGTATCGGTGCAACCCCGTACTACAAGCGCGGCGGATCACTTCCTAAGACGACCACCGAACTCGCCGGGGAGGCGATCCTGGCCGCCTGTGAGGATGCCGGGCTGTCCGTCCGCGATGTCGACGGCTTCGCCTACTACTCGGGTGCCAGCGCGGGCTACACCGAGAAGATGGACACCGGTGATTTCGTCGAAACCCTCGGTATTCCCGAGGTCCGGTTCACCGCAGCGCTGACGGCGGGGGGTGGCGGTTCGGCCGGGGCGATCGGACTGGCGCGGGCGGCCATTGTCGCCGGCGATGCTTCCGTCGTGGTCACTGTGATGGCGCTGCAACAGTCCAAACAGCGTCTCGGATCGGTGTTTTCGGCGATGGAGCCCGATCCGATCAACTCGTTCCTGCAGCCGTCGGGTCTGTTCGGCCCGGGTCAGCTGATGTCGGTGTTGGCGCGCCGGCATATGCATCTGTACGGCACGCGGCGCGAGGCGTTCGCCGAGATCGCGATCTCGACGCGGGCGAATGCGCTGAACCGGCCCAAGGCGATGCACCGGCAGCCGCTCACCCTCGATGACTACTTCAATGCGCGGATGATCGCAGACCCGTTGTGTCTCTATGACTTCTGCCAGGAGACCGACGGTGCGGTCGCCGTCATCACGACGAGCGCCGACCGCGCGCGCGACCTTCGTCAGCCACCAGTTCCGGTGATCGCCGCCGCCCATGGTGGAGTCAAGGATTGGGGTCGGGCGTTCGCGTGGATGGGCATGCCCGACGAATACTTCGCGTCCTCGGGAAACAAGCCGATCGCCGAGCGGCTCTACCGCCAGGCCGGAGTCACCTCTGAAGACATCGACGTGGCACTGCTATACGACCACTTCACCCCGATGGTGCTGATGCAACTCGAGGACTATGGGTTCTGCGAGAAAGGCGAGGGCGGCGCGTTCGTGGAGAGCGGAGCGATTCGCTATGACGGTGGCTCCATTCCACTCAACACCCACGGCGGCCAGCTGTCGGAGGCCTACATCATCGGTATGACCCACATCATGGAAGGAGTCGAGCAGATGCGCGGCACCGCCATCAACCAGGTGCCCGACGCCGAACTCGCGCTAGTCACCGGCGGTCCGGCCAGTCTGCCCGTCAGCGGCCTCATCCTGGGTCGGGCAGCATGA
- a CDS encoding Zn-ribbon domain-containing OB-fold protein: protein MSAPPATLATTLPGEHVRIAVNKDTEPFWHAAKEGRLVAPQCADCGNFRLPPTPFCPECQSTAVNWVQLCGEATVYSFAVVHGIPGMPELTLVPAVVDLPDAPGARLVSNVVDIAPTDVTIGMALRVDFSPIADGWMLPVFRAADVPKE, encoded by the coding sequence ATGAGCGCTCCTCCGGCGACGCTGGCGACAACCCTTCCCGGGGAACATGTTCGGATCGCCGTCAACAAAGACACCGAACCGTTCTGGCACGCAGCCAAAGAAGGGCGACTGGTCGCGCCCCAGTGCGCCGACTGCGGCAACTTCCGGCTCCCGCCCACACCATTCTGCCCTGAATGCCAGTCCACTGCCGTCAACTGGGTTCAGCTCTGTGGCGAGGCGACGGTGTACAGCTTCGCAGTCGTGCATGGCATCCCCGGCATGCCTGAGCTGACGTTGGTACCAGCGGTCGTCGACCTGCCCGACGCGCCGGGTGCCCGGCTGGTGAGCAACGTCGTCGACATCGCGCCGACCGACGTGACGATCGGAATGGCTCTGCGCGTGGACTTTTCGCCGATCGCGGACGGCTGGATGCTTCCGGTATTTCGAGCCGCCGATGTTCCGAAGGAGTGA